In the genome of Meles meles chromosome 4, mMelMel3.1 paternal haplotype, whole genome shotgun sequence, one region contains:
- the BTLA gene encoding B- and T-lymphocyte attenuator isoform X2: protein MKTLPGMLGIGKLCSVFFLIPHLGIWSINGEKSCKEQLHVKRHSIYTVSAGNSFDLKCPVTYCTNRPDVIWCKLEGKRCISFRYEHHRYTSWSEKESNISVFILHFDWVLPDDTGSYRCSANFSSGLVESHSITINVTEWTRNNSEYPLINTTIASGPPSAEVTEERQWILYSLLPLGALLLLITCFYLFCCLRRHQEQKKPSDTARREVNLVDIPQPFRSEQTEVGTRQNPQTLPSETSTYDNDPWFRVQEESEVYSNPCLEENKQSIVYASLNHSVIGINPRQPRNVKEAPTEYAAICVRT, encoded by the exons GTGAAAAATCATGTAAAGAGCAGCTGCATGTAAAGAGACATTCCATATACACTGTCTCAGCAGGGAATTCATTCGATCTGAAATGCCCTGTGACATACTGTACTAACAGACCTGACGTGATCTGGTGCAAACTCGAAGGAAAAAGATGTATATCTTTTAGGTATGAACATCATAGATACACAAGTTGGAGTGAAAAGGAGAgtaatatttcagtttttattctgcattttgatTGGGTGCTGCCTGATGATACCGGGTCATACCGCTGTTCTGCGAATTTTTCATCTGGACTTGTTGAAAGCCATTCAATAACCATTAATGTGACAG aaTGGACTAGAAATAATTCCGAATACCCTCTGATAA ATACAACCATTGCCTCAGGACCACCCTCTGCAGAAGTGACAGAGGAAAGACAATGGATACTTTATAGTCTGCTTCCTTTGGGGGCATTGCTTCTGCTTATTACCTGTTTCTACCTATTCTGCTGCCTTCGAAGGCACCAAG AACAAAAGAAGCCTTCTGATACAGCAAGAAGGGAAGTTAACCTG gtTGATATTCCCCAGCCCTTTAGGAGTGAGCAAACTGAAGTGGGAACCAGGCAAAATCCCCAAACCCTGCCATCAGAGACTAGTACTTATGATAATGACCCCTGGTTCAGGGTCCAGGAAGAGTCTGAAGTTTATTCTAACCCATGTCTGGAGGAAAACAAACAGAGCATTGTTTATGCCTCCCTGAACCATTCTGTCATTGGAATAAACCCAAGACAACCAAGGAATGTGAAAGAGGCACCTACAGAATATGCAGCCATATGTGTAAGGACTTAA
- the BTLA gene encoding B- and T-lymphocyte attenuator isoform X1: protein MKTLPGMLGIGKLCSVFFLIPHLGIWSINGEKSCKEQLHVKRHSIYTVSAGNSFDLKCPVTYCTNRPDVIWCKLEGKRCISFRYEHHRYTSWSEKESNISVFILHFDWVLPDDTGSYRCSANFSSGLVESHSITINVTEWTRNNSEYPLINTTIASGPPSAEVTEERQWILYSLLPLGALLLLITCFYLFCCLRRHQAEQKKPSDTARREVNLVDIPQPFRSEQTEVGTRQNPQTLPSETSTYDNDPWFRVQEESEVYSNPCLEENKQSIVYASLNHSVIGINPRQPRNVKEAPTEYAAICVRT from the exons GTGAAAAATCATGTAAAGAGCAGCTGCATGTAAAGAGACATTCCATATACACTGTCTCAGCAGGGAATTCATTCGATCTGAAATGCCCTGTGACATACTGTACTAACAGACCTGACGTGATCTGGTGCAAACTCGAAGGAAAAAGATGTATATCTTTTAGGTATGAACATCATAGATACACAAGTTGGAGTGAAAAGGAGAgtaatatttcagtttttattctgcattttgatTGGGTGCTGCCTGATGATACCGGGTCATACCGCTGTTCTGCGAATTTTTCATCTGGACTTGTTGAAAGCCATTCAATAACCATTAATGTGACAG aaTGGACTAGAAATAATTCCGAATACCCTCTGATAA ATACAACCATTGCCTCAGGACCACCCTCTGCAGAAGTGACAGAGGAAAGACAATGGATACTTTATAGTCTGCTTCCTTTGGGGGCATTGCTTCTGCTTATTACCTGTTTCTACCTATTCTGCTGCCTTCGAAGGCACCAAG CAGAACAAAAGAAGCCTTCTGATACAGCAAGAAGGGAAGTTAACCTG gtTGATATTCCCCAGCCCTTTAGGAGTGAGCAAACTGAAGTGGGAACCAGGCAAAATCCCCAAACCCTGCCATCAGAGACTAGTACTTATGATAATGACCCCTGGTTCAGGGTCCAGGAAGAGTCTGAAGTTTATTCTAACCCATGTCTGGAGGAAAACAAACAGAGCATTGTTTATGCCTCCCTGAACCATTCTGTCATTGGAATAAACCCAAGACAACCAAGGAATGTGAAAGAGGCACCTACAGAATATGCAGCCATATGTGTAAGGACTTAA